ACGCCTCGATGGTGCCACGCTTGACGGAAAGACAGCGATGGGTTTTGTTAATCCGAGTTGTGTCAATTCCGCTCTTGCCCATTCTTTCTCCTCATCCGAAACCTGGATCCCAGTAATATCCTCCTTTGGACTGTGACTTTTATCCGATAGAAGGCTCAGGTATTCAACGGAGCGATGCACTGATTTCATCGAATGGGAGACCGCTTGGGAGAAGAGGAAAGACCGGTATTGTCCCCGGAAACCAATCCGTTCCTCTGCACCTGAAAGCCAAGCCAAATAGGCACTTCGCCATGAATCAGGAAGAATGAAAAACATATCCAAGCCCGACCTTCTTAATCTCCTTCCCGTTTTGGTGGTCGAGATTCCGCCAGATACAGCGTCACTTTCCAGCACCACAACTTCGCCAATAAAGGGGTGATTCTGAAAAATGGCCGAAACCCATGACTTCGCAACGACAACCAGTTCATCTTGTGGAAATTGCAGGCGACATCGGTTGACGAATAGAAGGGACATCACCGCATCGCCCACCCAATTGGGAGAATGGATGCCAATTCTCACAACTTCCCCTATTCCTTCAATTTCAACTTCATGGCCTCAGCCCACGATTCGTCCGAAATGAACGGGGATCATAAGCCTAACGCAATTACAAAGTAACAACAGGGCAGGACAATGCCAAGAGACCTGGAACCACGACTACCTCCCCTGTCATTACGCTTGTTTTCCATATACCAACTCTCTAAACTAAGCGACAATATCCATACTGAATCAACTTTACACATGGGAGGTTTAGCAAGCGTGGCAATTCAAATTAATGATCCGGATGATAAGCTAGGTGTACTTATTCCGGGCTTAGGTGCTGTTGGAACAACATTCATCGCTGGTGTGGAGCTTGTCAGACAGGGATTCTCTAAACCTATTGGCAGCTTGACCCAAATGGGGACAATTCGTTTGGGGAAACGGCCGGAAAAGAGAATTCCTCTGATAAGAGATTTCGTGCCTCTGGTAGAACTCAAAGATATTGTCTGCGGAGGATGGGATATTTATGAAGACTCGGCTTACGAGGCAGCGACAAAAGCTAATGTACTTTCAAAAGAAGACAGAGATTCGGTGAAGGATTATTTGTCCGAAATTACTCCGATGAAAGCCGTTTTTGATCCCAACTACGTAAGAAAACTCAGTGGCAATCATATCAAAAAAGGTCGCACGAAATATGACCTTGCTCAAATGCTCATGGATGATATTGATAGTTTTACCTCAATACATAAATTGAATAGTCTCGTCATGATATGGTGTGGATCAACAGAGATTTACATTGAAGAGGAGTCTGTGCATAAGTCCTTAGAATCCTTTGAAAAAGGATTGAGAACAAATCATCCTGCCATTGCTCCCAGCATGATTTATGCGTATGCGGCGCTCAAGAAGGGAATCCCGTTTGCCAACGGCGCTCCAAATCTGACAATTGACTTTCCTGCCATGTTGGAATTAGCGAAAATGAATCATGTCCCGGTTGCAGGAAAGGATTTCAAGACGGGTCAAACTCTGATGAAGACCATTATTTCACCGGGACTCAAAGCTCGTCTCCTTGGCGTGAAAGGCTGGTTTTCCACAAACATATTGGGCAACCGTGATGGAGAAGTGCTGGATGATCCAGAATCCTCAAAAACCAAGGAAATAAGTAAATTGGGAGTTCTGGATCATATTTTACAACCTCAACTCTATCCTGATCTATATGATAATCTGTATCATAAAGTTCGTATCAACTACTACCCTCCATCAGGAGACAACAAAGAAGGGTGGGACAATATCGATATTTTCGGGTGGCTCGGGTACCCCATGCAGATCAAAGTCGACTTTCTTTGCAGGGACAGCATCCTGGCGGCCCCTATTGTATTGGATTTAGCCCTTTTTCTGGATTTGTCTAAACGCGCAATGCTGGAAGGGATCCAGGAGTGGCTTTCGTTCTATTTTAAAAGTCCAATGGTACCTGAGGAACTCTACCCGGAACATGATCTCTTCATTCAGCTGAAGAAGCTGAAAAACACTTTACGCTGGATGATCGGTGAGGAATTAGTTACTCATTTGGGCAGAGAATATTACGATGAGTAATATTCCAGCGGTAATAATTGCTGCCGGTAGCGGAAGTCGGATTGAAACACGACATAATCAGGTTCCTAAGACGTTGCTTCCCGTCGACTCTGAAAATCGGATAATTGATCTAATCATACAATCGCTCCGGCAGGCAGACATCACAGAAATAATAATAGTTACTGGATACAAAGGATCGCTTTTAAGAAAGGAATTGGGGAATGGAAAGAGTCACAATGTTACCGTCTGTTATATAACAAATCCTGGATGGAAGGAGCCAAACGGTATTTCAGTTCTGGCAGCCTCGCAAGCGGTAGGTAACCGGGAGTTCATTCTGGTTATGAGCGATCATCTCTTCAAAGCGAAAACGGTGTCTAAATTGAAGTCTTTCCCGCTCAGCAACGGCGGAGCGGTAGTGGCTATTGACCGGGCAATTCGGCAGATATACGATATCGATGACGCAATGAAATTGAAAACAGAACAAACAGGTCAACATTATTTAATTAAAGCAATGGACAAGAAGTTAAAACGCTATGATAGTGTAGATTGTGGACTTTTTAAAGGAACACCGGAGATGTTTACTGCTCTTAAAATCGCAAATAAAAAAGGACGCTGTTCCTTATCCAACGGTTGTGAAGAACTAATCAAGATGAATAAGCTCTTAGGTTGTGACATTACAGGCGATTTCTGGATTGATATTGACACCACTTCCGCACTGCAGGTTGCCAGGGAATCCTGGAAGAAGGATAGACTCTCTCAGTAACATTACTCGATCTTTAGAGTGCAGGGGCAAGGCAGTTGGCTCATGCTGAAGCTTTACTATCTGGCAAGTGATGTATACCAATATTCCCATATCAAACTACTTTACCGAGAGATCGGTGGACAATTTGTTGTCCATAAACCACGAGCTCTGTTTCATCTGAAGCGGAGTTTTTGGCGATTCCAGAGTAAGAACCCATCATACGGGTTGTTTCGACTGCAACCCAAAACAATAATAACAAAATATTTTGACTATAGTTCTCTTGAAGGAGTGTTAGTTTCCACCATAATGCATGGTATGAAAAGAAATCCTGCGAAATTGGTGACTGTTTTTGTCGGGCATGGGACCGGAGATAAGCCCTACAGAAAGGGGGAGGTAAATCCTTTCGATTATTATTTCATTTCCGGAAATAAACACCTCCAAAAGATCAGAGAATCAGTCACGCCAAACATTAGTGAAGACCAACTCGTTAAGAT
This portion of the Candidatus Neomarinimicrobiota bacterium genome encodes:
- a CDS encoding inositol-3-phosphate synthase, with amino-acid sequence MGGLASVAIQINDPDDKLGVLIPGLGAVGTTFIAGVELVRQGFSKPIGSLTQMGTIRLGKRPEKRIPLIRDFVPLVELKDIVCGGWDIYEDSAYEAATKANVLSKEDRDSVKDYLSEITPMKAVFDPNYVRKLSGNHIKKGRTKYDLAQMLMDDIDSFTSIHKLNSLVMIWCGSTEIYIEEESVHKSLESFEKGLRTNHPAIAPSMIYAYAALKKGIPFANGAPNLTIDFPAMLELAKMNHVPVAGKDFKTGQTLMKTIISPGLKARLLGVKGWFSTNILGNRDGEVLDDPESSKTKEISKLGVLDHILQPQLYPDLYDNLYHKVRINYYPPSGDNKEGWDNIDIFGWLGYPMQIKVDFLCRDSILAAPIVLDLALFLDLSKRAMLEGIQEWLSFYFKSPMVPEELYPEHDLFIQLKKLKNTLRWMIGEELVTHLGREYYDE
- the waaF gene encoding lipopolysaccharide heptosyltransferase II; this encodes MRIGIHSPNWVGDAVMSLLFVNRCRLQFPQDELVVVAKSWVSAIFQNHPFIGEVVVLESDAVSGGISTTKTGRRLRRSGLDMFFILPDSWRSAYLAWLSGAEERIGFRGQYRSFLFSQAVSHSMKSVHRSVEYLSLLSDKSHSPKEDITGIQVSDEEKEWARAELTQLGLTKPIAVFPSSVAPSRRVPMEKWEKILDLAIDAGHLLLFIGGSADKVVGDSLIERLGGNGARSVCGNYSLRQSIALISKCDGAISTDTGLGHIAANLGLKTISLFGAGDPSRTAPLGSRTIVITENVYCSPCRKNVCENSEEPLICLKSIDASKVWESYLSL
- a CDS encoding sugar phosphate nucleotidyltransferase, with product MSNIPAVIIAAGSGSRIETRHNQVPKTLLPVDSENRIIDLIIQSLRQADITEIIIVTGYKGSLLRKELGNGKSHNVTVCYITNPGWKEPNGISVLAASQAVGNREFILVMSDHLFKAKTVSKLKSFPLSNGGAVVAIDRAIRQIYDIDDAMKLKTEQTGQHYLIKAMDKKLKRYDSVDCGLFKGTPEMFTALKIANKKGRCSLSNGCEELIKMNKLLGCDITGDFWIDIDTTSALQVARESWKKDRLSQ